The proteins below come from a single Desulfitobacterium metallireducens DSM 15288 genomic window:
- a CDS encoding hemolysin family protein, with translation MVAALLLVALNGFFVLSEFALVKVRKTRLAELADSGSSQANVALEVTANLDAYLSATQLGITLASLGLGWLGEPAIATLLNPFFEQYLRWDSVVTHSVSAVIAFILITFLHIVLGELVPKSLAIQNAEVAALKTAGLIKVFYKVFYPVIKALNGLSNLALRVLKIEPANEADLAHSEEELRMLVDASQRNGILDKMEGKLLDNVFEFSDRIVSEVMVPRQDMVCIFTEDTLEEATAVVKKHGHTRYPLCEESKDNVIGLVHMRDLLNLADNPEIISIKQVKREILVVPEGMPISHLVQKMRLQRTHMAVVVDEFGGTAGMVTIEDLLEELVGEIYDEFEEVQTSEIVKVQDGEFLINGRVLLDDVSELLRITLEDESVSTIGGYVFSRLGRTPVKGDHVEFDGYSFNVLEVKGYRITRVKVIKKNSQSIKLDSKEERTDEKSI, from the coding sequence ATAGTAGCCGCATTGTTACTCGTTGCTTTAAATGGTTTCTTTGTTCTTTCCGAGTTTGCTCTCGTTAAAGTTCGTAAAACCCGCCTGGCTGAATTGGCAGATTCGGGTTCAAGTCAAGCTAATGTAGCGCTTGAGGTCACTGCAAATCTTGATGCCTATCTGTCTGCTACTCAGTTGGGAATTACGCTCGCATCATTAGGTTTAGGTTGGTTAGGAGAACCTGCAATTGCAACGCTGCTGAATCCTTTTTTTGAGCAGTATTTGCGCTGGGATTCTGTCGTAACCCATTCTGTCTCAGCGGTAATTGCATTTATTCTCATTACATTTCTACATATTGTCTTGGGTGAACTAGTACCGAAGTCTTTAGCTATTCAAAATGCTGAAGTTGCAGCATTAAAGACAGCTGGACTGATCAAAGTATTCTACAAGGTATTTTATCCTGTCATTAAAGCCTTGAATGGTCTTTCTAATTTGGCGCTTCGCGTCTTAAAGATCGAGCCAGCCAATGAAGCTGATTTGGCGCATTCTGAAGAGGAATTGAGAATGTTGGTAGATGCGAGTCAGCGTAATGGTATTCTCGACAAGATGGAAGGAAAACTTTTAGATAACGTTTTCGAGTTTTCAGATCGCATTGTCAGTGAAGTAATGGTTCCGCGTCAGGATATGGTGTGCATCTTTACTGAAGATACCTTAGAAGAAGCGACAGCGGTCGTTAAAAAACATGGACATACGCGTTATCCGCTCTGTGAAGAGAGCAAAGATAATGTCATTGGATTAGTGCATATGCGAGATTTATTGAATCTGGCAGATAATCCTGAAATTATCTCCATTAAACAAGTTAAACGTGAAATCCTTGTTGTTCCAGAAGGAATGCCCATTTCCCATCTTGTGCAAAAGATGCGCTTGCAGCGAACTCATATGGCTGTCGTTGTAGATGAATTTGGCGGAACTGCTGGAATGGTTACGATTGAAGACTTATTGGAAGAGCTCGTTGGGGAAATTTATGATGAGTTTGAGGAAGTCCAGACTTCTGAGATAGTCAAAGTTCAAGATGGGGAATTCCTGATCAACGGACGAGTGCTTCTTGATGATGTTTCAGAACTCTTGAGAATTACCTTGGAAGACGAATCTGTGTCAACGATTGGTGGATATGTTTTTTCTCGGCTGGGCCGAACACCGGTCAAAGGTGACCACGTTGAATTTGATGGCTATAGTTTCAACGTGTTAGAAGTTAAGGGTTACCGAATAACTCGAGTCAAGGTTATTAAAAAAAATAGTCAGAGTATCAAACTTGATTCCAAAGAAGAACGAACTGATGAAAAATCAATTTGA
- a CDS encoding DUF1657 domain-containing protein produces MTVQQDMQKATAAAKSALGTYDNFALSTQDQSAKQMFQEMSSDMQRHVAQLNSRLNYLESNNGLNSTQG; encoded by the coding sequence GTGACTGTTCAACAAGACATGCAAAAAGCTACCGCCGCCGCTAAATCTGCTTTAGGAACGTATGATAACTTCGCACTTTCCACTCAGGATCAATCTGCTAAACAAATGTTTCAAGAGATGTCGAGTGACATGCAACGACATGTAGCACAACTCAATAGTCGTTTAAACTACCTTGAGTCGAACAACGGGTTAAATTCAACTCAAGGATAA
- the cobT gene encoding nicotinate-nucleotide--dimethylbenzimidazole phosphoribosyltransferase → MTTKRTSRNFHGLNNNLKEADEQALESALKELTSGIEKLDQESISAMQQRLDVKIKPTRSLGVLEDIGQQLAGIFRTSQPKIEGKAVLLMGGDHGVVTEGVSAAPQEVTAQMFYSYLEGGAGINVLAEYGGAKVIATDIGIAAPLDPPELMVNRVKNGTNNIAEGPAMTRQEALLALLTGAQIAAKTVDSGVNLLATGEVGIGNTTPSAALVSVFTGHSVEEVTGRGTGVSDEALKHKQDVIKRAIEVNQPDPSDPIDTLSKIGGLEIAALTGAILEAAYQHIPIILDGIISSAAALTAAQLAPISARYMISSHNSEEQGHRLALKQLGLQPRLDFHMRLGEGTGAALMFPMVEAALKIADEMATFESAGVTTGDF, encoded by the coding sequence ATGACAACAAAAAGGACGAGTAGGAATTTTCATGGTCTAAACAATAATCTCAAAGAAGCGGACGAACAAGCCCTTGAGTCCGCCTTAAAAGAGCTTACGAGTGGAATTGAAAAGCTCGATCAGGAATCTATCTCAGCCATGCAACAACGCTTAGATGTAAAAATTAAACCTACCAGAAGCCTAGGCGTCTTAGAGGATATTGGCCAACAACTTGCGGGAATCTTCCGCACCTCACAACCGAAAATTGAAGGAAAAGCTGTCCTCCTCATGGGCGGAGATCATGGTGTTGTAACAGAAGGAGTCAGTGCTGCTCCCCAAGAAGTGACTGCTCAAATGTTCTATAGTTACCTCGAAGGAGGTGCAGGTATCAATGTCCTTGCCGAATACGGTGGCGCTAAAGTCATCGCAACTGACATCGGAATTGCTGCCCCCTTAGACCCCCCCGAACTGATGGTCAATCGCGTTAAGAATGGGACCAATAATATAGCTGAAGGCCCTGCTATGACCCGTCAAGAAGCACTACTCGCGCTGCTTACTGGTGCACAGATTGCAGCTAAAACAGTCGACTCTGGCGTCAATCTCTTAGCAACGGGTGAAGTAGGTATCGGCAATACCACTCCGAGTGCTGCCCTAGTCTCAGTCTTTACCGGCCACTCCGTGGAAGAAGTGACCGGGCGCGGCACAGGAGTCAGCGATGAGGCCCTAAAACATAAACAAGATGTCATTAAACGAGCCATCGAAGTCAATCAACCTGACCCCTCTGACCCTATTGATACCCTCTCCAAAATTGGAGGCCTTGAAATTGCCGCCCTAACTGGAGCGATTCTCGAAGCTGCTTATCAACATATCCCCATCATCCTTGATGGCATTATCTCCTCAGCTGCTGCACTTACAGCTGCACAACTTGCCCCCATCTCTGCCCGCTATATGATCTCCTCTCATAACTCAGAAGAACAGGGCCACCGTTTAGCCCTAAAACAACTCGGCCTCCAACCTCGACTTGATTTCCACATGAGACTTGGTGAAGGAACAGGCGCCGCCCTCATGTTTCCAATGGTAGAAGCTGCCCTCAAAATCGCTGATGAAATGGCAACCTTCGAATCAGCTGGCGTCACCACAGGAGACTTTTAA
- the cobU gene encoding bifunctional adenosylcobinamide kinase/adenosylcobinamide-phosphate guanylyltransferase, with translation MSNFILITGGARSGKSTFAEQLAAHPGRPVIYIATAQVFDKEMAWRVQKHQQQRPSNWELIEEPFDIPSVLEGIRSENAVILLDCVTIWLSNLMLKSLSSSSDSHYPDTLTPEAEEKILDQVRKAATLAQEITPQVIMVTNEVGQGIVPDNPMSRSYRDLAGRGNQLLAHKADKVFWVVSGYPLEVKQSGQELLDSLKPRQEHH, from the coding sequence ATGTCTAACTTCATACTTATCACCGGCGGAGCACGCAGCGGTAAAAGCACCTTTGCTGAACAACTCGCTGCCCACCCCGGTCGACCCGTTATCTATATTGCTACAGCGCAAGTCTTCGATAAGGAAATGGCATGGCGAGTCCAAAAACACCAACAGCAACGCCCCAGCAACTGGGAACTCATTGAAGAACCGTTCGATATTCCTTCAGTGTTGGAAGGAATCCGCAGTGAAAATGCAGTTATCCTGCTGGATTGCGTGACAATCTGGCTTTCTAATCTCATGCTTAAGTCCTTGAGCTCTTCTTCAGATTCCCATTACCCCGATACCTTAACTCCCGAAGCAGAGGAAAAAATACTCGACCAAGTTCGAAAAGCTGCAACCCTGGCCCAGGAAATAACTCCGCAGGTCATTATGGTAACAAATGAAGTGGGACAAGGAATCGTCCCTGATAATCCGATGTCCCGCTCTTACCGGGATTTAGCAGGACGAGGCAACCAGCTACTTGCTCACAAAGCTGATAAAGTCTTCTGGGTCGTTTCAGGTTACCCCCTTGAAGTTAAACAATCAGGGCAGGAACTTCTAGATTCTTTAAAACCACGACAGGAGCATCATTAA
- the asnB gene encoding asparagine synthase (glutamine-hydrolyzing): MCGIVGWVDWKANLSRPESQHILTNMTQTLIPRGPDAEGYWYSSDASFGHRRLVVIDPKGGLQPMLRKRGENEFVLIYNGELYNTPELRRELLACGYHFEGHSDTEVLLLSYLEWGPACVERFNGIFAFGIWDSAEQQLFLARDRLGVKPLFYKETPNGLLFASELKALLANPDVEPEVDAEGLSEILFIGPARTPGHGVYRGINELKPGHTLRFSRSGLRTIPYWSLPSEPSSDNLDQATTQVRELFLDAVKRQLVSDVPLGTLLSGGLDSSAITAIAAQTYAEQGRSPLQTFSIDYLENEKYFQANSFQPNSDAPWIQRVSQEFGTNHYDFKLDTPELVQALRPSTQARDLPGMADVDSSLQLFASQIKKVVTVGLSGECADEIFGGYPWFHRPETLAAETFPWAIQVQNRLQVFSPELLTRLNPTEYLRNRYQEALTEVPHPEKSLQSSSAQDEKTTQERRIREISYLTITRFMPTLLDRKDRMTMSVGLEGRVPFCDHRLAEYAWNLPWEIKSFEGREKGILRRALEGILPHDVLWRKKSPYPKTHNPSYLKVVRSWLLEILADSQSPLLPLINRSNLMYLIKISDNLPSGHPWFGQLMDIPQLFAYLIQLNLWLENNKVKLNY; encoded by the coding sequence ATGTGTGGTATCGTCGGTTGGGTGGATTGGAAAGCCAATTTATCCCGCCCTGAATCTCAACATATTCTAACAAACATGACCCAAACTCTTATCCCGCGTGGTCCTGATGCAGAAGGATATTGGTACTCCTCTGACGCAAGTTTTGGTCATCGCCGTTTAGTCGTCATTGATCCCAAGGGTGGACTCCAGCCAATGCTTCGTAAGCGCGGAGAAAATGAATTTGTCTTAATTTATAATGGAGAACTTTACAACACACCCGAACTGCGCAGAGAACTACTCGCGTGTGGCTATCATTTCGAGGGACATTCTGACACTGAAGTTCTTCTCCTCTCGTATCTTGAATGGGGCCCTGCATGTGTCGAGCGTTTTAATGGAATTTTTGCTTTTGGAATTTGGGATAGTGCAGAACAACAGCTTTTTCTCGCTCGCGATCGCTTAGGCGTTAAACCTCTTTTTTATAAAGAAACGCCCAACGGCCTGCTTTTCGCCTCTGAGCTCAAGGCCTTACTCGCCAATCCTGACGTTGAACCTGAAGTCGATGCTGAAGGATTATCCGAAATCCTCTTTATCGGCCCAGCTCGCACACCAGGTCATGGAGTCTATCGCGGAATTAACGAATTAAAACCGGGTCATACCCTCCGTTTCTCCCGTTCTGGATTGAGAACCATTCCCTATTGGAGTTTACCCAGCGAACCGTCCTCCGATAATTTGGATCAAGCAACAACCCAAGTCCGTGAACTCTTTCTAGATGCAGTCAAGCGCCAGTTAGTTTCGGATGTCCCACTCGGTACACTTCTCTCCGGCGGCTTAGATTCAAGCGCTATTACAGCTATTGCTGCCCAAACTTATGCAGAGCAAGGGAGATCTCCATTACAAACTTTTTCGATCGATTACCTCGAGAATGAGAAATACTTTCAAGCGAATTCTTTTCAACCCAATTCTGATGCACCCTGGATTCAGCGTGTCTCCCAAGAATTTGGAACGAACCATTATGATTTTAAACTTGATACTCCGGAACTGGTTCAAGCCCTACGCCCCTCTACACAAGCACGCGATCTCCCAGGCATGGCTGATGTTGATTCTTCTCTCCAACTTTTTGCAAGTCAAATCAAAAAAGTGGTCACTGTCGGACTTTCAGGAGAATGTGCAGATGAAATATTCGGCGGATACCCCTGGTTCCATCGTCCTGAAACCTTAGCTGCGGAGACCTTTCCTTGGGCAATTCAAGTCCAAAACCGTCTTCAGGTTTTCTCGCCCGAACTTCTCACGCGTCTTAACCCAACAGAATACCTTCGCAACCGCTATCAAGAAGCCCTCACCGAAGTCCCTCATCCGGAAAAATCATTGCAGAGCTCATCAGCCCAAGATGAAAAAACGACACAAGAACGTCGCATTCGTGAAATCAGTTACCTTACGATTACACGGTTCATGCCCACGCTCTTAGATCGGAAGGATCGCATGACGATGTCAGTCGGTTTAGAAGGCCGAGTTCCCTTCTGCGATCATCGCTTAGCCGAGTATGCTTGGAATTTACCTTGGGAGATTAAATCCTTTGAAGGACGGGAAAAAGGAATTCTCCGACGCGCACTTGAAGGCATCTTACCTCATGATGTTCTTTGGCGTAAAAAAAGCCCTTATCCCAAAACACACAATCCCTCATATCTAAAAGTCGTACGTTCCTGGCTCCTAGAAATCCTTGCTGATTCGCAATCCCCCCTTCTTCCTTTGATCAACCGCTCTAACCTAATGTACCTGATCAAAATCTCAGACAATCTACCCTCTGGTCATCCTTGGTTCGGTCAGCTTATGGATATTCCCCAGCTCTTCGCATATCTCATTCAATTAAACCTTTGGCTGGAAAATAACAAAGTTAAACTCAATTACTAA
- a CDS encoding ParM/StbA family protein yields MFENDILVAGGDPGFGAIKLDAGDSKVLFPAVICQGNERIFSTLGNSIVTRGTELDEQIASLDVVVKNNSTGIEHHYFMGNLAESLNPNEAHYCWDEDKSTDEEATALLVVALALAQKTPKANIYLGTGVPVKYYAALKDKYEAQLKGSWSVKFLSGPFKGETRQLTIIRSRVLPQSYGVFIKETLNEFGMPTSPKLFNGYVIVIDPGFRTTDVATFYDGVMLDPPNSFSIEKGLKWAYTGVAEKLKEMSANHQNPIETGDQELDKVFRVHGGHYPWHNGTINLNPVMNQMLAQLGTDISREVKKTLKPMLGKIHTVLVAGKVGELVYEHLQLENKILIDDPQFGNATGFRIMAANLVNSLTKKADINP; encoded by the coding sequence GTGTTTGAAAACGACATACTCGTAGCAGGAGGAGATCCTGGTTTTGGAGCGATCAAACTCGATGCAGGGGACAGCAAAGTGCTTTTTCCAGCGGTGATCTGTCAAGGTAATGAACGGATCTTTTCGACATTGGGAAATTCTATTGTAACTCGTGGCACAGAATTGGATGAACAAATCGCTTCTCTAGATGTTGTCGTAAAGAACAATTCGACGGGTATAGAACATCATTATTTTATGGGCAATTTAGCAGAAAGTCTTAATCCGAATGAAGCACATTATTGTTGGGATGAGGATAAGTCAACAGATGAAGAAGCCACAGCCCTCCTTGTGGTTGCTTTAGCGTTAGCACAGAAAACCCCAAAAGCTAATATTTATTTAGGTACCGGGGTTCCGGTTAAATATTATGCTGCGCTCAAGGATAAGTACGAAGCTCAACTCAAAGGGTCTTGGTCAGTTAAGTTTTTATCTGGCCCTTTTAAAGGAGAGACCCGTCAATTAACGATTATTCGATCTCGAGTCCTGCCACAAAGTTATGGCGTTTTCATTAAAGAAACCTTAAATGAGTTTGGTATGCCGACCAGCCCGAAGCTTTTTAATGGATATGTCATCGTAATTGATCCAGGTTTTAGGACGACAGATGTCGCGACATTCTATGACGGGGTGATGCTGGATCCACCTAACTCGTTTAGCATTGAAAAAGGCTTAAAATGGGCCTATACCGGAGTTGCTGAAAAGTTAAAGGAAATGAGTGCTAATCATCAGAACCCGATCGAAACAGGTGATCAAGAGTTAGATAAAGTTTTTCGCGTCCACGGAGGGCACTATCCATGGCACAATGGAACGATTAACTTGAATCCGGTCATGAATCAAATGCTGGCTCAACTTGGAACGGATATTTCACGTGAAGTGAAGAAAACCCTGAAGCCTATGCTTGGAAAAATTCATACCGTTCTCGTTGCGGGTAAAGTAGGAGAACTTGTCTATGAACATCTTCAGTTAGAAAACAAAATCTTAATTGACGATCCGCAGTTTGGGAATGCAACCGGGTTCCGAATTATGGCGGCAAATCTGGTTAACAGCTTGACAAAGAAGGCTGATATCAATCCATGA
- a CDS encoding Nramp family divalent metal transporter, protein MSDNPLYLHNVSVPIPLEKETWQEKTKSLLRYIGPAFIVSVAYIDPGNFATNISGGSNFNYSLLWVILWSNLMAIFLQTLSAKLGIVTGMDLATQCGRQFSRPTNILLWIITLFTAIATYMAEFLGAALGFYLLFGIPLIWAGALSILTTFLIVYLQRFGQHVVERTIVILVAVIGISYFVEIFLAKPNWHEVAIHTLIPSLGPDSVLVAVGMLGATVMPHVIFLHSALVQSRRKSEKLSDIKRHFRMERFDIIFAMNIAFLVNAAMVVVAASVFYANGQPVETIEEAHRSLSPLLGNLSSGAFGLALLASGLSSSTVGAMAGENMMKGFIGLDIPVNIRRIITMIPAMILLWIGLNPMKILILSQVTLSFALPAAIIPLLVITSRKSVMGEMANKKLTNVMGIIIVTLIVSLNAVLVYLTLFN, encoded by the coding sequence ATGAGTGATAATCCTCTCTACTTACACAATGTATCTGTTCCAATACCCCTGGAAAAAGAAACCTGGCAAGAAAAGACCAAATCTTTATTACGGTATATCGGGCCAGCCTTTATCGTCAGTGTCGCGTACATCGACCCTGGAAATTTTGCGACGAACATAAGCGGCGGTTCAAATTTTAACTACTCTCTCTTATGGGTCATCCTCTGGAGTAACCTGATGGCCATTTTCCTTCAGACTCTATCCGCTAAACTGGGTATCGTCACCGGAATGGATCTTGCAACCCAGTGCGGACGCCAGTTTAGTCGCCCGACTAATATTCTGCTCTGGATCATCACCCTTTTTACTGCAATAGCAACCTACATGGCCGAATTTTTAGGGGCCGCTTTAGGTTTCTACCTTCTCTTCGGGATTCCCTTAATTTGGGCAGGTGCACTATCCATCCTCACAACATTCTTGATTGTCTATCTTCAACGCTTCGGCCAACACGTGGTTGAACGAACAATTGTTATCCTCGTGGCCGTGATCGGAATTTCATACTTTGTCGAAATTTTCCTCGCTAAACCCAACTGGCATGAAGTTGCCATCCATACTTTGATTCCCAGCTTAGGTCCAGACAGTGTTCTAGTCGCCGTGGGAATGCTCGGAGCCACTGTAATGCCTCACGTTATCTTTCTTCACTCTGCACTCGTTCAATCCCGACGAAAAAGTGAGAAACTTAGTGATATCAAAAGGCATTTTCGGATGGAACGCTTTGACATCATCTTTGCAATGAACATCGCCTTTTTGGTCAACGCCGCAATGGTCGTCGTTGCTGCCTCCGTTTTTTATGCAAACGGGCAGCCTGTCGAAACAATTGAAGAAGCACATCGCTCACTCTCCCCTTTACTTGGTAATCTCTCAAGTGGCGCATTTGGATTGGCCTTACTTGCCTCGGGTCTTTCCTCCTCAACGGTTGGCGCAATGGCAGGAGAAAATATGATGAAAGGGTTTATCGGTTTGGATATTCCGGTTAACATTCGTCGAATTATTACGATGATCCCCGCGATGATTCTGCTCTGGATCGGACTCAATCCCATGAAAATCCTAATTCTGAGCCAAGTCACTTTAAGTTTCGCCCTTCCGGCCGCGATTATCCCGCTTCTTGTAATTACAAGTCGAAAATCGGTGATGGGCGAAATGGCGAATAAAAAACTGACCAATGTTATGGGAATCATTATCGTGACGCTCATTGTCTCACTCAATGCTGTTTTGGTCTACCTAACCCTCTTTAACTAA
- a CDS encoding DUF4363 family protein, protein MIIFVILAILIGGSVWGNRYITTSTQKLVQTIEQVDERLDNQDWDQANVHLQLLKKDWVETKDVWSVLVHHQEIDTIDIAIMRLTEYFQANNSVLAAGELATLRLLYEHIADTESFNLKNIF, encoded by the coding sequence ATGATAATTTTTGTGATCTTAGCCATACTGATTGGAGGATCAGTATGGGGTAACCGTTACATCACTACGTCGACTCAAAAATTAGTTCAGACCATTGAGCAAGTTGATGAACGGCTAGATAATCAAGACTGGGATCAAGCTAATGTACACTTACAATTGTTGAAAAAGGATTGGGTTGAGACCAAGGACGTATGGAGCGTGTTAGTGCATCATCAGGAAATTGATACGATCGATATTGCCATTATGCGATTGACTGAATATTTTCAGGCTAACAATTCCGTCTTAGCCGCTGGGGAGTTAGCTACTTTGCGCTTACTGTATGAACATATTGCAGATACGGAATCCTTCAATCTAAAAAATATTTTTTAG
- a CDS encoding DUF421 domain-containing protein, which produces MLIIVTRTLILYAVVVIALRFMGKREIGQLQLFDLVGIIMISELAAIPSENVGIPLIAGIIPILVILLVSTLLAIVELKSERARAILNGTPSILIERGKIVESELKRNRYNLTDLLEELRMKNIPNISDVEFAVLETNGQLSVLPKSLKRPTTPEDFNMCPSFEGLPTILIMDGKLHQVNLQRIDKDLQWLLEELKKQNIHRVEDVFLASLDTSGTLFLQEKSKR; this is translated from the coding sequence ATGTTAATTATTGTGACACGAACCCTTATCCTCTATGCTGTGGTTGTCATTGCTTTGCGTTTTATGGGTAAACGTGAGATCGGACAATTACAACTCTTTGACTTAGTCGGTATTATTATGATTTCAGAATTAGCAGCAATCCCTAGCGAAAATGTCGGGATTCCTTTAATTGCGGGAATTATTCCGATACTCGTTATACTCCTGGTGAGTACGCTTCTCGCGATAGTCGAATTGAAAAGTGAACGGGCACGAGCTATTTTAAATGGAACCCCATCCATTTTAATAGAACGGGGAAAAATCGTGGAATCTGAGCTTAAACGAAATCGTTATAATTTAACAGACTTATTGGAAGAGTTACGCATGAAAAATATTCCTAATATTTCTGATGTTGAGTTTGCAGTTTTAGAAACGAATGGCCAGCTTAGCGTTCTACCAAAGTCATTAAAGAGACCTACAACTCCGGAAGATTTCAATATGTGTCCCTCGTTTGAGGGGCTGCCAACCATATTAATCATGGATGGAAAATTACATCAGGTCAACCTTCAACGCATCGATAAAGATCTTCAGTGGTTATTGGAGGAGCTTAAAAAGCAGAATATTCATCGAGTAGAAGATGTTTTTCTTGCGAGTCTCGATACCTCCGGAACGCTTTTCCTTCAAGAAAAATCAAAGCGTTAG
- a CDS encoding ATP-binding protein, translating to MKRGELRQSETLKYEDLKDRCLNGTAQTQKYAYLLEGLIIYRSLREDPVVKSLQNVFTSLTQEKVDWGQVYRNYHTFCALATEENWPEYLWDLVLEADNVFSRQAGFKAWGSLDLGLKNLVIHDVKAVQKIASLQPEQLQRMVCGRMDIEAELGTNSGVEWLGRMEQWPLWAPQVGEIHQDPSRAGQFLEKMRNEVKAVLRADDDEKAVQELASFYQKIGSGLMATGLAFKWDGNAKLLVTVTPDPIRKEQLIGQEREQGILLENTNFFLSRYPANNVILYGNRGTGKSSLVKALLQEYCDQGLRLVELSKQDLTDFPLIIRFLAPQPQKFILFIDDLSFEETELAYKSLKTVLEGGLEKRPDNVLIYATSNRRHLIRENFSERQGDEINVRDTMDEKLSLADRFGITITFPSPDQEEFLRIVEELAVQEGLALEKAQLRQQALRWVMMHNARSGRTARQFIDYLAAQQKINLKK from the coding sequence ATGAAACGGGGAGAATTGAGACAATCGGAAACATTGAAATATGAGGATTTAAAGGATAGATGCTTAAATGGGACAGCACAAACCCAAAAATACGCTTATCTATTAGAGGGTTTAATCATTTATAGATCACTGCGTGAAGATCCAGTCGTAAAGAGCTTACAGAACGTATTCACTTCATTAACTCAAGAGAAGGTTGATTGGGGTCAAGTTTATCGAAACTATCATACATTTTGTGCACTAGCAACTGAAGAGAATTGGCCGGAATATTTATGGGATCTTGTCCTAGAAGCGGACAATGTTTTTTCGCGTCAAGCTGGTTTTAAAGCGTGGGGAAGTTTAGATCTCGGACTTAAAAATCTCGTTATTCATGATGTAAAGGCAGTCCAGAAGATCGCTTCTCTTCAACCAGAACAACTACAACGAATGGTTTGTGGAAGAATGGATATAGAAGCTGAATTGGGAACTAACTCAGGGGTAGAGTGGCTCGGAAGGATGGAACAATGGCCTTTATGGGCTCCCCAAGTAGGTGAGATTCATCAGGATCCTAGCCGTGCAGGACAGTTTTTAGAAAAAATGCGTAATGAAGTTAAAGCAGTTTTACGCGCAGACGATGACGAAAAGGCGGTTCAAGAGTTAGCCTCTTTCTATCAAAAAATTGGCTCCGGTCTAATGGCAACAGGATTGGCCTTTAAATGGGACGGGAATGCTAAACTTCTCGTTACGGTAACTCCAGATCCAATCCGAAAAGAACAGTTAATCGGCCAAGAGCGAGAACAGGGCATTCTTTTAGAAAACACGAATTTCTTCCTTTCAAGATACCCAGCCAACAATGTAATTCTTTATGGAAACAGGGGAACGGGTAAATCATCTCTCGTCAAGGCTCTTCTTCAGGAATATTGTGATCAGGGGCTAAGATTAGTGGAACTTTCCAAGCAAGATTTAACCGACTTTCCTTTGATTATTCGTTTTCTCGCGCCTCAACCTCAAAAGTTTATTCTCTTTATCGATGATCTTTCGTTTGAGGAAACGGAGTTAGCCTATAAATCGTTGAAGACCGTTTTAGAGGGAGGCTTGGAAAAGCGTCCTGATAATGTTCTTATTTACGCGACCTCGAATCGTCGCCATCTTATCCGTGAAAACTTCTCCGAGCGTCAAGGCGATGAGATTAATGTCCGTGATACTATGGATGAAAAACTTTCGTTAGCGGATCGTTTCGGGATCACGATTACGTTCCCCTCACCAGACCAGGAGGAATTCTTGCGGATTGTGGAAGAATTGGCTGTGCAGGAAGGATTAGCACTCGAAAAAGCGCAACTTCGCCAGCAAGCCCTCCGCTGGGTCATGATGCATAATGCGCGTTCAGGTCGTACCGCTCGGCAATTTATTGACTATTTAGCGGCTCAACAGAAGATCAATTTGAAGAAGTAA